accattatttcttgattactttgaatgaaatcaattcatatacactaatatatatataaaaaggcgAAAACAATATactttgtgaaataatatttcaaataattactttttgaaacttttttcaaaacttcatgCATTTGGAAAGTACAGATACAAATACTTCAATCTCAAATCGATGTATTGTAATTCTCACAACAACACTTCGAATATTTCTCCAGTTTTTAGTGCGttattttctatacttttatGTCAATACCGTGGCGGCATTTATTTGCATCGTCGAAATCGAAAAGAAGAGTTATTTATTTTCTCCGTCACGTTCTGGAACGACGAGCATTAAATTTGCTGAGGAGGTTCTTCGCCGTAAACTCCACGACGATCGATACGTTTTACTCTCCGATGctctttttttcttcctctctttccTATTACTTAAAGAAAAGCCGGAGGCTTTTTCGAGAAGAGCACTTACAGCAGTTCATTTTTGCGCCGAAAACCTAAACTTTCTCGAGCTGCAAAGAGCAAATGTGTTCCAAAATAACTCTTCCGTaattttggtcatttttttttctgacagagGATTGCTTGAGGTGTGAAACAGGAATTTTGCCTTAATTTGCGCCACCCAAGATTGAATTATAGACCCAATTCcgattgttttattttcaggtaAACCTCAATTATAAATGAGTGAGGTGCTTTATTTAAAAGCAGGTTGGCTGACTCATTCGAACTGCAAAGTAGCAACATCTAGGGCTAAGTGATGGCGGCTtttcatcatcgcgatatatcgtccaaacatatcgatatttttcgattatcttgatattattatttatttatagcaattataagttataaatagcatcgCTTAACATACTAACTGACctgaataaaagcaaataaaaaaagtttcaatctatataataaaaatatttgttttcttttgaataaaaatagttaaaaaatattttttttaaaaacccctTTAATATAGTGTATCAACGCCAAAGCAATATCTGCATGTTAGAACATTATAACATTGATTATAACTCTGCGTATAAAGcaagtatttttatgttttaaaatataacaataattatagaaataataacaaatattctgtATGAAGGAGAAGAATGCAGAGCAGCAAAAATAATCGATAACCAGTaacaaaacgaaatcgaaaacgcaaattaattgtgaatatcgatttattataTCGATGTTTATCGTGAACTATTATTCATGATCAGAATTTCGatagatcgatatttttcgaaaactgacatcaaaaaaatcgatttttcaatcaattttttttttttttcgtatttactGAACTTTTTACTCCACGAATACGAGGGCCAATTAAACTGGAAAGAAAGAAATAGGACAAAAATTGTGTCAATAAATAACAATGATCTAGGATTAGTATCGTATTTTTGAATTGGCAGAATAAGAAAATGCCTAATACCTAGAACCTGGGTCTGAAAGCTAGTcaaatggaaaaatttcattagcgtaaataccaaataaataaaatcacagaaaaagatacatttattataattcatagaaGTAAAGTACTAAGATTTTTTCTGGTAAAATTGGTCTCAATGAAGTAAGTTTCAGTTTATTTCATTACAGtcgtttaattattttagattttataatcgcttaaatcatttttgcttgatatttatttataaatactatattattttttgcttaaatattatttcatacaatCTAGCAGgccatactaaatttaaaaaaaaaaaataatataaattctcatGAAATCACTAAGATTacacaattaaacaaataaatgagatgttgattaaattaaaaatgtgttgtgACACGAatctataattcttaaaatgaagcTGTTAATATTTCCTGCTTAGGGCCGCAAAATGCCTGAacataaaactgtaaattttgaaagGCGTTCAAATTCGGTCACTGATTAGAGGTGAGTGATACACTGGAAGGCGAAAAGTAACTCTTTCTCTCTTTCAGCTTAACTTGAATTGTTTTTTGGCAGCTCCTGTTTAACATGGAGTTGagtttatttctttctttgttgtCCTTTACTGAAATGTAAGTATcggtattatatatattatcctCGACTTGCATTCTGGTTGCTTtgggattttattttcatattgtataTTGTCTTGGTAGAAGAACAGCTGATTTATGCACAGGTTTTTTTGGTAGGAATCATTCATCAAAAAACATataagttattttctaaaatacaatagTAATAAGAAATGTTAGCTATTTAAGGGTAAAGCTGttgttaaaaaattgcatttcaattgtatttatttgtgaaatatgctttgcaacactgttttttttttctaagaacatCATCGCCACTATCTCAACATTGGCATAATGGGTATgcgttgatatatatatattttaaataatttgtttaaagttctatctgatcatttttaatttaatatgagtTAATAAACACATAATTGTTTTTAGTCGCCggctttaaataagtttttataacatGTGCATCATCACTGAATTGTACATACGAATGATTCGACAGATCTGAAGTaaagggtggttataattaaagttaccctgtttagacctacgtagtgtccgctctagtggaaggatgtcgaagaaacttgatatttaggttgtatggatcatggggaaaataaatctgcaataaaaaaaaaattagttcaaattttggccgatagatggcggttttcatgtacgataaaggccgttatgcaaatttagagtaatttaaaaagccAGTACTCACTGCCGCAAAATCATTCTTCGCCAAGAAGAAAGTAAGAGCTTTACTGATAGAGTTGTTTTATCAGAACAGCATAATTTGTCAGCAGCACTGCGAGAATATCGGCGCTTGAAAGACTTAGGAAAAGGGCCTATGTCCAGGCAGGCTTTGAAAAAGATGATTGTCaaatttgaagagactggagAGTTGGGTGTGGTACAAGGAAGCGAATGGAAACGTGTTTCAAATGAAACTGCAGAAGATGTCGCTTTTGCCGTGTCGAAAGAGCGCCTGATTCGTAATATTCTTCATCAAGTGTTCAAGCGGTGACACGTGATTTGTCCCTCCCTTGGTCTACAGTACGAAAGTTCATCGACTCATTGTAAAGTGGTACCCATACACATCTATCATGTGCAAGATCTGAATCCTGCAGACCCGgagaaacgaaatcaatttgcTAGATTTTTTTAGCCAGAATAGCCGTTGACAATTCATTGCCTCGGAACATTTTGTGGTCGGACGAGGCTCATTTTACCTTAGGtggagcagttaatactcagAACTGTCGTATATGGGGTACTGCAAGTCCTAATGATGTGCATGAACAGTCTCTACATCCGGATTACATTACTGTATGGTATATGCCCTTGGTACGGGCCTATGGTATAAGGGCCCTTTTTTTTTGAGGAGAACACGCCTCATGGCCCTCAAAGGTGTTCTGTTACGGGTGCCCGTTACCACGACCTTCTTCAGCAGCAAGTCATTCTTGCGTTACAAGAACGAGAATGTTTAGGGACAAttgtcttcatgcaagatgggCACCACCTCGCATTGCTCGATCAGTGACGACATTGCTTCGTGCCTATTTTGAAGATCAACGGGTAATTTCAAGATGTTTTACAACTGCCTGGCCTCCGCGTTTTCCGGACTTGAATTCTGTGATTTCTGGTTATGGGGACTCCTGCAAGAGCGTGTCTATGGAGGAAGCATACGGACTCTGCATGAATTGAAAGCACGTATAACACGTCATGTTGCTGCAGTTGATCGAGAAACCCTTCGTGCCACTATTGAACAAGCCATAACATGCTTTGAACATGTGCTTGACGTAAACGGAATGCACATTGAAcgtatattgtaattaaataaagtttttaagttccaaattgagtgtttttttttatacgtCGTCTTTTTTgcggcaagcaagcaagcaaacaattttgtataattactttagCTTGAGGGGCATCaccttgttttattgttattctaaaattacttatatgcttGTACGTCTACCTTTTGTGAAGAATAAATGTAAACTTTACTAACGCCGTCGTCTTTAATATATGGTGCCGAAAACTCTATTTGAATCAGGACCGTGAATTTATACTTCCTGCTTTTACGAAATATCGGCAAGTTTACTTTCTTGCCGAATTGTTTTGTATTATACTTCGGATTACTGCAATGGCGACGCCGGATGAAACTACAAACAAAATGGCGCAACTCAAGCGAAAACGGAAAACTATTCGCGGTAATATTACTcgtttttctgttgaaataagtaaaataaaagatgattCTTCAATTGAAGATGTGGAATATACTTGTAATCGTTTAACTACTaccttaaatgaaatgaaaataacggATAATGAAATACACAATTTACTTTCTGATGAAGAGTACGAAAACGATATTTTACAATGTGAAAGCTATAACGATAATGCTGAATTCGcgatttttaaagccaaaaaaataattcaaaataaattagcgCCAACTACAAATAACTTTATTGATTTGGCTATTAATGACAATAATTTGGCGATGAATTTAAACCCTTGTATTACAACGCCTGCTATTCAATCGTATACTGTAAAACTGCCTACAATTAAACTAGAACCGTTTAACGGCGATGTAGAACTTTGGCAAAGTTTTTGGGAACAATTTCAGTCTTCCGTAGATAATAATCCAAATCTTTCGGTAAttgataaacatgtttttttaagagGATATTTACAAGATGAACCAAAACGATAGGTAGATGGCATAAGCATTATTGCCGATACATATGAAGCTACTAAAAAACTGCTTATGGACAAATATGGCGATAAAAACAGAATCATTCAAGCTCAtttggactttttagaaaatttgacgcCAATACGAAATCCATCACCGACTTCACTAAACGAAGTTTTTATTGAGTGTAATAGAAGATTACAAGCTCTACGTTCCTTGGGAGAGGATGTTAATTCTTACGGCCGAattttaactcctaaaattttacGAGCATTTCCGGATGACATTTGCCGCCGTTGGATTATTTTTGCGAAACGACAGAAAATTTCGGAAGGTGacataacaaaattaatacaatttctctCGGAAGAAGTAGAAGGTGCACTTACTACTCTGAAAATTAGAGGTGAGCAGTCTGTTCAATATGATTTTAAACCTTCCACTGCTAACTTATATGTTAATTCCAAGAACACTACGCCAATTAAAAAACGTTCTCCATTTTGTGCTTTCTGTGATACTAATGGACACTGGCCGCAAGACTGTAACATTGTAACTGATATAGATATTcgtaaacaaaagttaaaaaatagtaatcGTTGTTTTTTATGCACTAACCGTGGCCATAACTTAAATAATTGCCCTCGGAAAGACAAAGCCCGTtgctataaatgcaaaaaaaggcATCATGTTTCCATCTGTAAAACTGTAACTGAGAATCCAAATTTAACTACCATTCCAGTTACGTCTACTAATAACGTTGATATTATAACTCCCAAATTTACTCATCTGCAAACTGCTCGAGTATATGTAATTGGCCCAACTGGTAAAACAAAAGTAACGCGGTGTCTCTTAGACGGTGGGAGTCAGTCTAGCTTCATTCATCCTAGTTTGATTGACTTCCTGCAACTGGAAATCACTAGCTCAGAAAAATTGAACCTTCAAGCATTCGAATCTATTTCGACAAACACTGAAACGAGACGGAGGGTCAAATTTATCTTGTCAAGCATTTGGagcaactcaaaaataaatatacaagcaTTTGAAAGTTCGAATACTTATGCCTTTCATCCATTTACTCCACAACCTGTCTCTTCTTTTGCTCATAGTCAAAAGTTGAAACTTGCTGATCCATCAGACAGCTTAAACGACTTACCTATAGAAATTCTGATAGGTGCTGATTTTTATTGGACTATAGTGCATACTAAATCTCCTATCAGACTTTCGGCGACTCATGTGTTAATACCTACAGTATTTGGATGGATTCTTTCCGGCAACCGTTCGTTCACTACTATAGCATATTCTTCTGTTTCTTCAGTTCTCAACATTAGCTCAGAAACTTTGGTACGTGATCTGGACGATCACGTGAGACGATTTTGGGACTTGGAAACAATTGGCATTAAAACTATGCAGGATAAAGGGATGACTATtcgtaattctgaaattttaagtgattttcacaatttattttgcaaagtTGATGGCCGCCGTGTTGTAAAGTTACCATGGAAACCAGAGGTGATTCTTTCATCGAATAATTACGAAATAGCACTCAAACGATTTCAAATACTCCGTAACAAACTCTTTACTCATTCAGACTTAAGAGATATTTATACAGAACAGATGCAAAATTATATCGATAACCAATATGTTGAACTTGCTGATAATAGTCCTTGCAACgaatcaaaactattttacttgCCTCATCATAtagtgaaaaaacaaaagaatgacgAAAAGAAATGGCGAATTGTATTTGACGCTTCTTCTCATACACCAGGACATCCTTCCTTAAATGATGCTCTTGAGCAGGGTCCTAATTTGCTTCCAGAAATATTTGCAACATTGTTACGATTTCGACTTCACAAATTCGCAATCACAAGCGACGGACGTCAAGCATTCTTGCAACTTATTTTGGATGAAGAGGATAGAAATAGTACTAGGTTTCTGTGGTTTAGGACGGAAAAGGATGCAAACGGAAAAATACATTTGCGAAATGAAATACTTACTTATCGTTTTTCACGTTTACCTTTTGGATTGACTTCTAGTCCTTTTTTGCTTTCTGCCACTCTTCGTGAATTAGCTAATATGCACTCTGATTCCTACCCTACTGCAGCTAAACACCtggagaataatattttcatggacGACTTTGTTATGGGAGTGGATACTGCTGAACAAGCAACAATTCTTTACCAAGAAATGCAAGATTTAATGACACAGATAAGTTTACCTTTGGCTAAATGGAGTACAAACTCCAAGAACCTACAGACTATTTGGGAACTAAAGGATATCATCTTCAAATGCAATACGCAAGTATTGGGAATTAACTGGAATACCAAAGAAGACGTGTTTCATACAGATATAAACGAAAGTGTTTATCAGTTTGCTGTTCCTGCAACAAAACGTTTACTTCTTAAAATTGTATCAAAGTTGTATGATCCTTTAGGCCTCTATGCACCAGCAATAGTagttggaaaaattctttttcaaaccaCGTGGCTCATGGGAGTTCAATGGGACGAAATTCTTCCTCCAGGCATTGCCGCAAGCTTTAACAGATGGGTATCTGAAATATCATCCTTAAACAAGATACACATTCCTCGCTGGATTGGAATTTCTGCTACTTCTCACATGACTATCCATGTCTTTTGCGATGCTTCGGAAAAGGCCTATGGAGCCGCAATATACATTTGTTTCACTGAGCGTAACGAAAGAAAGGTTCACCTAGTTTGCAGTCGCAATAGACTTTCTCCACTTAAAAAGGTGACACTTCCACGGTTAGAACTTTTGGCAGCCTTACTAGGAGCTCGTTTACTTCACTATTTTTGCAAAGAAACTGGTTTAGAAAATCAAACATCAACACTTTGGAGTGATTCAACTGTTGTATTAAGTTGGAAAAGAAATGATCCTAATCGATGGAAAACATTCGTATGTAACCGAGTCACTGAAATTCTTCAATACACTTTTCCAGCGCAGTGGCGACATTGCCCAGGCACACAGAACCCAGCAGATCATCTCTCCCGTGGTGTATTCCCAGCAGAATTACCATATCTAGAAACTTGGTGGAACGGCCCAAGTTGGTTAGCACAAATTTCGGGCGCCTGGCCAGTCCaaaaacattttgacaaatgaagaaaaattattaatggatatAGAAGCTCGTCAAGTAAAGAACCAAACATTGTGTACATCGACTATCCAAACTTTAATCGATATATCTCGCTTCAGTTCATACACAAAACTCTTGAGAATTACAGCTTGGATTTATCGTTTTCTGAACAACTGTAAAGGTCGACAACATTTTACTTCAGAATTGACGGCTGATGAGCTGAATAAGGCAAGAAACTATTGGATTTCAGTTGTACAGAAACAGAGTTTTTCTGTAGAAATCAACGCACTAGAGTATAATCGTTCCTTACCTAAATCCTCAAAAATTTCTCGGTTTCGCccatttctaaaagataacattttacgACTTGGTGGTAGGCTACAATTCGCACGAATATCAGTTGAACAAAGACACCCAATACTACTGGAGGGGTCTCATTATTTTGTGCACTTGTTGATTAGACACACGCACATTCGTCTACATCATTTGGGTGTTCGTGTAGTCCTTTTAGAATTACGCTCCGAGTTTTGGATACTCCGTGGTCGTCAAGCCATTAAGCGAGTGATTAAAACCTGTTTACCGTGCAAACTGTCTCATGCTTTAAGTTCTAATGAAATAGAAGCCCCTCTTCCAGCTGACCGACTTACTCCTTGTATGCCTTTCGATACTACTGGAATAGACTTTGCAGGCCCAGTTTATATTAAGACCTTTAAACCTTCAAATACAGCTTACATTACGCTATTTACATGTTCTACTACTAGAGCCTTGCATATCGAACTTGTTTCTGACCTTTCTGTAGACAAGTTTCTTTTGGCCTTGCAACGATTTGTCAGTAGAAGAGGACTTCCACATACTATATATAGTGACAACGCCACTACCTTCCATGCCACAAACAAAGAACTCATTTTCCTATGGAATACATTGACTTCAACGAAAGTGCAGCAAT
The window above is part of the Argiope bruennichi chromosome 7, qqArgBrue1.1, whole genome shotgun sequence genome. Proteins encoded here:
- the LOC129974990 gene encoding uncharacterized protein LOC129974990, whose protein sequence is MDKYGDKNRIIQAHLDFLENLTPIRNPSPTSLNEVFIECNRRLQALRSLGEDVNSYGRILTPKILRAFPDDICRRWIIFAKRQKISEGDITKLIQFLSEEVEGALTTLKIRGEQSVQYDFKPSTANLYVNSKNTTPIKKRSPFCAFCDTNGHWPQDCNIVTDIDIRKQKLKNSNRCFLCTNRGHNLNNCPRKDKARCYKCKKRHHVSICKTVTENPNLTTIPVTSTNNVDIITPKFTHLQTARVYVIGPTGKTKVTRCLLDGGSQSSFIHPSLIDFLQLEITSSEKLNLQAFESISTNTETRRRVKFILSSIWSNSKINIQAFESSNTYAFHPFTPQPVSSFAHSQKLKLADPSDSLNDLPIEILIGADFYWTIVHTKSPIRLSATHVLIPTVFGWILSGNRSFTTIAYSSVSSVLNISSETLVRDLDDHVRRFWDLETIGIKTMQDKGMTIRNSEILSDFHNLFCKVDGRRVVKLPWKPEVILSSNNYEIALKRFQILRNKLFTHSDLRDIYTEQMQNYIDNQYVELADNSPCNESKLFYLPHHIVKKQKNDEKKWRIVFDASSHTPGHPSLNDALEQGPNLLPEIFATLLRFRLHKFAITSDGRQAFLQLILDEEDRNSTRFLWFRTEKDANGKIHLRNEILTYRFSRLPFGLTSSPFLLSATLRELANMHSDSYPTAAKHLENNIFMDDFVMGVDTAEQATILYQEMQDLMTQISLPLAKWSTNSKNLQTIWELKDIIFKCNTQVLGINWNTKEDVFHTDINESVYQFAVPATKRLLLKIVSKLYDPLGLYAPAIVVGKILFQTTWLMGVQWDEILPPGIAASFNRWVSEISSLNKIHIPRWIGISATSHMTIHVFCDASEKAYGAAIYICFTERNERKVHLVCSRNRLSPLKKVTLPRLELLAALLGARLLHYFCKETGLENQTSTLWSDSTVVLSWKRNDPNRWKTFVCNRVTEILQYTFPAQWRHCPGTQNPADHLSRGVFPAELPYLETWWNGPSWLAQISGAWPVQKHFDK
- the LOC129974992 gene encoding uncharacterized protein LOC129974992: MDIEARQVKNQTLCTSTIQTLIDISRFSSYTKLLRITAWIYRFLNNCKGRQHFTSELTADELNKARNYWISVVQKQSFSVEINALEYNRSLPKSSKISRFRPFLKDNILRLGGRLQFARISVEQRHPILLEGSHYFVHLLIRHTHIRLHHLGVRVVLLELRSEFWILRGRQAIKRVIKTCLPCKLSHALSSNEIEAPLPADRLTPCMPFDTTGIDFAGPVYIKTFKPSNTAYITLFTCSTTRALHIELVSDLSVDKFLLALQRFVSRRGLPHTIYSDNATTFHATNKELIFLWNTLTSTKVQQFYAHNGIKWKFIVPRAAWWGGWWERLIGLTKRCLRKSLGRSLLDEEALTTVLVGIEASLNSRPLIYERGENDTEEALTPAHFLTGRKLTIVPSGPESRNDKLTNIYRQQQDLLDTFWKRWSKEYLLELRTFHQVRNVKETPRVRVGDLVLLQEDLRPRQMWKKALVVKLIDGRDGRIRTCILRVKGKEITRPIQLVIPLEVDQGGEDVAASKQANNFV